One window from the genome of Magnolia sinica isolate HGM2019 chromosome 4, MsV1, whole genome shotgun sequence encodes:
- the LOC131243841 gene encoding uncharacterized protein LOC131243841, which yields MCKVSVLNVLMWILLVAVVSYGHDDSAQPKPSSGPSDHINNPQSFLDRPLARKMKPMPQNWQSQPQHWPLPPKHENPPSQPCPPPQSGQKPPPQSGQSPPSQQYPPPQSGQHPPPQSGQQPPPQSGQSPPSQQYPPPQSGQRPPPHGGKPPPSQQHPPPQSGQQPPPQSGQSPPSQQYPPPQSGQKPPPQSGQSPPHHGHPPPQSGKSPPSQQHPPPQSGQPPPPQSGQSPPSQQYPPPQSGQQPPPQSGQSPPPQQYPPPQSGQKPPHHHLPPPQSGQYPPPQSGQSPPSQQYPPPQSGQPPPSQHHPPPQSGQKPPPQSGQSPPSQQYPPPQSGQHPPPQSGQSPPSQQHPPPQSGKQPPHHGCPPPSQGQQPQHGRHPGPSYGEPPHTAELLA from the exons ATGTGTAAGGTGAGTGTGTTAAATGTTCTCATGTGGATACTGTTAGTAGCAGTAGTCTCCTACGGCCACGATGACTCTGCCCAGCCCAAGCCATCATCAGGACCATCAGACCATATCAACAACCCTCAGTCATTTCTCGACCGTCCGTTGGCCCGAAAGATGAAACCAATGCCCCAGAACTGGCAGTCTCAGCCTCAACACTGGCCCTTGCCACCTAAGCACGAGAACCCACCATCTCAACCATGTCCGCCACCACAATCAGGGCAAAAGCCCCCACCGCAGTCCGGGCAGTCACCACCATCTCAACAATATCCGCCACCACAATCCGGGCAGCATCCACCACCACAGTCCGGACAACAGCCCCCACCGCAGTCTGGGCAGTCGCCACCATCTCAACAATATCCTCCACCGCAATCTGGGCAACGGCCTCCACCGCATGGTGGGAAACCGCCACCATCTCAACAACATCCACCACCACAGTCTGGGCAACAGCCCCCACCACAATCTGGGCAGTCGCCGCCGTCTCAACAATATCCACCGCCACAATCTGGGCAGAAGCCTCCACCACAATCTGGGCAGTCGCCACCACATCACGGTCATCCACCACCACA GTCCGGGAAGTCACCACCATCTCAACAACATCCGCCACCACAGTCTGGGCAACCGCCTCCACCACAATCTGGGCAGTCACCGCCGTCTCAACAGTATCCACCACCACAATCCGggcagcagcctccaccacagtCCGGGCAGTCGCCACCACCTCAACAGTATCCCCCACCACAGTCCGGGCAAAAACCTCCACATCACCACCTTCCACCACCACAGTCAGGGCAATATCCCCCACCGCAGTCCGGGCAGTCACCACCATCTCAACAGTACCCACCACCACAGTCTGGACAGCCACCACCATCTCAACATCATCCACCGCCGCAGTCCGGGCAGAAGCCCCCACCACAGTCCGGGCAGTCACCGCCATCTCAACAGTATCCACCACCACAGTCCGGTCAACACCCCCCACCGCAATCCGGGCAGTCTCCGCCATCTCAACAGCATCCGCCGCCGCAGTCCGGGAAGCAGCCACCACATCATGGATGCCCACCACCCTCTCAAGGGCAGCAGCCACAGCATGGCCGACACCCAGGACCTTCCTATGGGGAGCCACCGCACACGGCGGAGCTTCTTGCTTAG
- the LOC131244293 gene encoding protein MIZU-KUSSEI 1-like has product MKVIDFLHRSLFSCCSSSNSLTTQRKKRIPKIKPHNHHQPSQPSPSPSSPFNLTDDKNPPPPSKSNVIGTIFGHRRARARFCIQHDSHISKPLLLLELPMPTYLLAEEMKSDLLRISLECHRSQIASCSLHSVPIWTMYCNGRKVGFAARRRATDKDRDVLRTVQATSFGAGVIPPTSDGEEEVMYMRASYERVVGSGDSESFHLINTGRSPSQELSVFLLRTE; this is encoded by the coding sequence ATGAAGGTTATCGACTTTCTCCATCGCTCTCTCTTCTCTTGCTGCTCTTCCTCCAACAGTCTCACCACCCAACGCAAGAAACGCATCCCCAAGATCAAGCCCCACAATCATCACCAACCCTCacaaccatcaccatcaccatcatcaccgTTCAATCTCACTGACGATAAAAACCCACCTCCTCCTTCAAAGTCCAACGTTATCGGCACCATCTTCGGCCACCGCCGGGCCCGAGCCCGCTTCTGCATCCAACACGACTCCCACATCTCAAAACCTCTCCTCCTCCTTGAGCTACCCATGCCTACATACCTTCTTGCCGAAGAAATGAAATCCGACCTCTTACGGATCTCCCTCGAGTGCCACCGATCCCAGATAGCATCCTGCTCCTTGCACTCGGTGCCCATCTGGACCATGTACTGCAATGGTCGCAAGGTGGGCTTCGCGGCCCGCCGACGGGCCACTGATAAGGACCGTGACGTATTGAGGACGGTGCAGGCAACGTCGTTCGGAGCTGGTGTCATTCCCCCAACGTCTGATGGCGAGGAGGAGGTCATGTACATGCGAGCGAGTTATGAGCGAGTCGTGGGGTCGGGTGACTCGGAGTCATTTCATCTCATCAACACTGGTAGGAGCCCGAGTCAAGAACTCAGTGTTTTCTTACTAAGGACTGAGTGA
- the LOC131244294 gene encoding mannose-specific lectin-like produces MAIPVVLIVFLAISTIFTPPCTADSVLYTGERLEADQSLITGNYELKMEDDCNVVLLDNHEQIWESGTSGKGSFCFANLTAYGEFAIFQYYTDEKVWGNGAKLPEETNCVLIVQRNRDVVVHCNPLWSTETSIQPATKALGRNMGIGNSVKPGPKALGRAFVLVNSEGESELGSMITQVVNE; encoded by the coding sequence ATGGCAATTCCAGTAGTGCTCATCGTCTTTCTAGCCATCTCCACCATTTTCACGCCTCCATGCACAGCTGATAGTGTACTGTACACAGGCGAACGTCTGGAGGCGGACCAATCACTGATTACCGGCAACTACGAGCTCAAAATGGAAGATGATTGTAATGTAGTGCTGCTTGACAATCACGAGCAGATATGGGAGAGTGGAACCAGCGGCAAAGGCAGTTTTTGCTTTGCTAATCTGACAGCATATGGCGAGTTTGCAATATTTCAGTACTACACGGATGAAAAAGTTTGGGGCAACGGTGCCAAGCTACCAGAAGAAACAAACTGTGTCCTAATCGTACAGCGTAACCGGGATGTCGTGGTGCACTGTAATCCTCTTTGGTCCACTGAGACCAGCATCCAACCAGCAACCAAGGCACTTGGACGCAACATGGGAATAGGGAACAGCGTCAAACCAGGACCCAAGGCACTTGGACGGGCATTCGTGTTAGTGAACTCTGAAGGAGAATCGGAGCTGGGATCCATGATCACTCAAGTAGTTAATGAGTGA